The DNA region AGAACATGGAACTGGGCCACAACGTCATGCACGGCCAGTGGGATTGGATGAACGATCCCGAGGTCCACTCCACCACCTGGGAGTGGGACAACACCGGCCCGTCGGCGCACTGGAAGCACACCCACAACTACATCCACCACAAGTACACCAACGTCTTGGGGATGGACGACGACGTGGGGTACGGCCTGCTCCGGGTGACCCGCGACCAGCGGTGGCGCCCGTTCTACCTGGGCAACCTGGTCTACAACACGATCCTCGCGCTGTTCTTCGAGTACGGCGTGGCCGCCCAGCACCTGGAGCTCGGCCGCAAGCGCCGCACGCCCGAGGACAAGGCGCAGTTCTCCGCCGACCTGCGCGACGTCGGCGCCAAGATCGGCCGACAGGTCGGCAAGGACTACATCCTGTACCCGGCCGTCGTCGGTGCGGTCACCCGCTCGCCGCGGGCCGCGCGGCGCACGGCCGGCGCCAACCTCGTCGCCAACATCATCCGCAACCTGTGGACCAACGCGGTCATCTTCTGCGGCCACTTCCCCGACGGTGCCGAGAAGTTCACCAAGAAGGACATGGACACCGAGTCGCAGGGGCAGTGGTACCTGCGCCAGATGCTCGGCAGCGCCAACTTCCACTCCGGTCCGGTCCTGGGCTTCATGTCCGGGAACCTGTCCTACCAGATCGAGCACCACCTGTTCCCGGACCTGCCGAGCAACCGGTTGCCCGAGATCGCGCAGCGGGTCCAGGCGCTGGCCGAGAAGTACGACCTGCCCTACACCACGGGGTCGTTGCCGGTGCAGTACCTGAAGTCGTGGCGGACCATCGCCAAGCTGTCGCTGCCCGACCGGTTCCTGATCGCCACCGCCGACGACGCGCCCGAAACCGCGTCGGAGCGCCGCTTCAAGTCCGAGGACCCGTCGAAGCCGCTGGTCTCGACGGTGGATCCGGTGACCGGGCGCCGTCGCGGTCTCCGCTCGGCGATCGCCGGGATGCGGCAGCGCCGCCGCTCGCGTCGGGTCGTCACCGCGCTGCGGACCGGCCCGGGGACCGACCCCGGACGGTCGTCGCGGGCCGCGTGAGGACCATCGGCCCGCGGGTGGGCATGTCGTCCCGACGACGCGCATAATAGACCGCGATGGCAATCACCGATATCCGCGAGTACGCGCACCTGAGCGACGCCGACGTCGAGGCGCTCGGCGCCGAGCTTGACTCGTTGCGCCGCGAGGTCGAGTCTGACCTCGGCGCGCGCGACGTCGCCTACCTGCGGCGCACGATCCGTGCCCAGCGGGCGCTGGAGATCGTCGGGCGCGTGGCGCTGCTGGGCAGCCACAAGCGCGGCCTGTGGTGGCTGGGGACCGGGTCGTTGGCGTTGGCCAAGATCATCGAGAACATGGAACTCGGCCACAACGTCATGCACGGCCAGTGGGATTGGATGAACGATCCCGAGATCCACTCCACGACGTGGGAGTGGGACATGGTGTGTGCCGCTCCCCATTGGAAGCACTCGCACAACTTCATCCACCACAAGTACACCAACGTCGTCGGGATGGACCACGACGTCGGGTACAAGACCCTGCGGGTGACCCGTGACCAGCCCTGGGAGCCGCGCTGGCTGGCCCAACCCTTCGCCAACCTGCTGCTCGCGGCGACCTTCGAGTGGGGGATCGCCCTCCACGACCTGGAATTGGGCGCGGTCGCCCGGGGCGAGAAGTCCAAAGCCGAGGCGGCCCCGCAGATCCGGGAGTTCGTGCGCAAGGCGGGGCGCCAGATCGCCAAGGACTACGTGCTCTTCCCGGCGCTGACCGGGCCGAACTTCAAGCACACCCTCACCGCCAACTTGACCGCCAACGTGGTGCGCAACCTGTGGGCGTACGTCGTCATCTTCTGCGGACACTTCCCCGACGGGGCGGAGAAGTTCACCGTCGACTCGCTGGAGGAGGAGACGGCCGGCGCGTGGTACCTGCGCCAGATGCTGGGGACGGCCAACTTCGAGACCGGTCCGGTCATGGCCTTCCTGTCCGGCAATCTGTCCTACCAGATCGAGCACCACCTCTATCCCGACCTGCCGAGCAACCGGTTGGCCGAGATCTCGGTCCGGGTGCGGGAACTGTGTGAGAAATACGACCTGCCCTATACGACCGGCTCGCTGTTCACCCAGTACATGCAGACGTTGCGGACCATCAACAAGCTCGCGCTGCCCGATCAACTGCTGCGCGACACCGTCGACGACGCGCCCGAAACCGCGTCCGAGCGCCGGTTCGACGGCCGGCCCGCCGAACGGGGGCTCAAGACCGCGCTGCGGGACCTGGCCCGCTCGCGCCGCCGCCGGATCCGGCGCTCCTGGCGATAGCCGCGGTCAGCTCTCCGCGTCGGCGTCACTGGAATGCGGGTCGCCGGAATGCAGTGCGACGAGGATGTTGCGCACGGCTTGGGCCCGTCGTGACGCCGCGCCCTCGAGGAGGTCCAGCGCGCACTCCGGATCGGCCGGCGGGCCCAGGTGGGTGCAGCCGCGCGGGCAGTCCTCGATGGCCTCGCGAAGATCGGCGAAGGCGTTGACCACGTCGTCGGGGGAGACGTGGGCCAACCCGAAGGAGCGGATCCCCGGGGTGTCGACCACCCAGGTGCCGGGGATGCCCGGGACCGGCAGCGCCACCGACTGGGTCGAGGTGTGGCGTCCCTTGCCGACGCCGGACACCTCGCCGGTGGCCCGATCTGCTTGGGGGACAAGACGATTCACCATCGTCGACTTGCCGACACCGGAGTGTCCGATGAGCGCGGTCAGCTTTCCGGCGAGGAGTTCGCCCAACCCGTCGAGGTCGTCGTCGCGCCCGGCGGACACAATCGGCAGGTCCAACCCGTCGAAGGCCGCGCGGAACGCCGACCCGTCGGCGAGGTCGGACTTGGTGAGCGCCAAGACCGGGCTTAGCCCGCCGACGTAGGCCGCGGCCAAGGCCCGCTCCACGAAGC from Gordonia crocea includes:
- a CDS encoding fatty acid desaturase family protein, which produces MAISDIPEYAHLTDADVEALAAELDQIRADIEADRGERDARYIRNTIRLQRGLDLAGRAMIAGGSRRGLWWAGASTLGVAKIIENMELGHNVMHGQWDWMNDPEVHSTTWEWDNTGPSAHWKHTHNYIHHKYTNVLGMDDDVGYGLLRVTRDQRWRPFYLGNLVYNTILALFFEYGVAAQHLELGRKRRTPEDKAQFSADLRDVGAKIGRQVGKDYILYPAVVGAVTRSPRAARRTAGANLVANIIRNLWTNAVIFCGHFPDGAEKFTKKDMDTESQGQWYLRQMLGSANFHSGPVLGFMSGNLSYQIEHHLFPDLPSNRLPEIAQRVQALAEKYDLPYTTGSLPVQYLKSWRTIAKLSLPDRFLIATADDAPETASERRFKSEDPSKPLVSTVDPVTGRRRGLRSAIAGMRQRRRSRRVVTALRTGPGTDPGRSSRAA
- a CDS encoding fatty acid desaturase family protein gives rise to the protein MAITDIREYAHLSDADVEALGAELDSLRREVESDLGARDVAYLRRTIRAQRALEIVGRVALLGSHKRGLWWLGTGSLALAKIIENMELGHNVMHGQWDWMNDPEIHSTTWEWDMVCAAPHWKHSHNFIHHKYTNVVGMDHDVGYKTLRVTRDQPWEPRWLAQPFANLLLAATFEWGIALHDLELGAVARGEKSKAEAAPQIREFVRKAGRQIAKDYVLFPALTGPNFKHTLTANLTANVVRNLWAYVVIFCGHFPDGAEKFTVDSLEEETAGAWYLRQMLGTANFETGPVMAFLSGNLSYQIEHHLYPDLPSNRLAEISVRVRELCEKYDLPYTTGSLFTQYMQTLRTINKLALPDQLLRDTVDDAPETASERRFDGRPAERGLKTALRDLARSRRRRIRRSWR
- the rsgA gene encoding ribosome small subunit-dependent GTPase A; this translates as MSRGRTTGGYDESDVRIRPGKSSRPRTKTRPAHADASGAMVVSVDRGRWGCAIEADPERVVVAMRARELGRTPIVVGDRVGVVGDVSGDKDTLARIVRVDDRSSVLRRTADDTDPYERIVVANADQLLIVTALADPPPRTGFVERALAAAYVGGLSPVLALTKSDLADGSAFRAAFDGLDLPIVSAGRDDDLDGLGELLAGKLTALIGHSGVGKSTMVNRLVPQADRATGEVSGVGKGRHTSTQSVALPVPGIPGTWVVDTPGIRSFGLAHVSPDDVVNAFADLREAIEDCPRGCTHLGPPADPECALDLLEGAASRRAQAVRNILVALHSGDPHSSDADAES